CCAGAAACAACGTCAGGGCTGCGATTTTTTTGTTTCCCGTACGCAAGACATTTGTGGCGCCAATGTTACCGGATCCGATGTGGCGAATATCACCAAGACCGCTGTTTTTTGTTAGCAAAAGACCAAATGGAATGGAGCCGGCCAGATAACCACCTAAAATGGATAAAATAATCATCATAATTTATTCCTGCGGGTTGCTGTCATAGTATTAGACTTTAATTAGAAACTACGGTATAAATCTTGTCAACCTCAACATGCTTGCAGTTTTTTTTAACATGTCAAATATTGATACTATTATTATTGCAGTTGATGGGCCTGCGGGCGCCGGAAAAGGCACAATTGGACGCTATATTGCCACCACATATACCCTAAGGCATCTGGATACCGGGTTATTGTATAGGGCGATTGCCATGAAATCTTTGCAAAAAAATATATCGCCCGATGATCTTTTGGGGCTTTCAGAACTAGCATCAGCCCTCACGATTGATGAGTTGGACAATTTTGACAAATCTGCTTTGCGTTCCGAAGAAATCGCTAATCAAGCATCCAAAATCGCTGTTGTGCCAGAGGTCAGGGCGAACATAACACGGATCATCCGGCTTTTTTGTCACTCTATCGAGCCAGGTTTTCGCGGTGCCGTTATTGATGGTCGCGATATTGGCACTGTCGTTTGTCCTGATGCCGCTGTGAAGCTTTTTATCACGGCCGATTCGGATATTCGTGCCCAAAGGCGCCAAAAGGAATTGTCTTATTCCACAGAAACGAGCAAAGTTTCCTATCTAAAAGGAATCAAGGAACGGGACGTGCGCGATCAATGTCGGCCTGTTGCCCCCCTTATTCCGGCCTCGGATGCCCATGTCATTGACACATCAACTCTTGATATAAAGGCCGCTTGTCTGGCTGCCAAGGCTATCATCGATTCCATTGTTGGATTCTAGGGCGGGGAACCTGTTGTATTTTGTCTACACCTGGCAGAGAAGATTCGCACAGCCAGGGCATTTTTTGTTTTACTAAAAATGGTTTATTTGTTAGGTTTTATATGGTTTATATTAACAACACTCATATACTAACCGATAGGATATAGAAATGAAAACACAACTTTTGACAGTTTTGGCAGCAGGCTTGCTAATGTCCGCTTGCGAAACAGCAACAAATCAAGACCAAAATGTTAGCGTTGGTAGCGTAGCTGCCCCCGGAACATCAGGTGACTTCAAAGCAAACATTAAAGATCGCGTATTCTTTAATTTCAACAAAGCCGATGTTTCTGCTGATGCAAAGAAAACATTGGAAGCACAAGCAGCTTGGTTGAAGACATACCCAGCTACATCTGCAAAAGTAGAAGGTCGCA
This genomic window from Alphaproteobacteria bacterium contains:
- a CDS encoding OmpA family protein, which gives rise to MKTQLLTVLAAGLLMSACETATNQDQNVSVGSVAAPGTSGDFKANIKDRVFFNFNKADVSADAKKTLEAQAAWLKTYPATSAKVEGRTDERGTRDYNLALGARRAEAAKSTLAGLGVDAARLTTVSFGKDQPVAPSAKTEEEHAQNRTAVTVIN
- the cmk gene encoding (d)CMP kinase, with translation MSNIDTIIIAVDGPAGAGKGTIGRYIATTYTLRHLDTGLLYRAIAMKSLQKNISPDDLLGLSELASALTIDELDNFDKSALRSEEIANQASKIAVVPEVRANITRIIRLFCHSIEPGFRGAVIDGRDIGTVVCPDAAVKLFITADSDIRAQRRQKELSYSTETSKVSYLKGIKERDVRDQCRPVAPLIPASDAHVIDTSTLDIKAACLAAKAIIDSIVGF